The bacterium genome contains a region encoding:
- a CDS encoding ATP-binding protein, which translates to MSTARVKIFISSVQKELVAERQAIMSFVAGDSLLRRFFDVFLFEDIPASDRRADDVYLEEVDRCAIYVGLFGDTYGYEGPDGKSPTEIEYDRATQKSKLRLIFVKGAHDDNRHVKMLALIRKAGDQLVRRRFGSIPELTTGLYASLVEYLISSGAIHTGPFDAAVCSGATMTDISRAKITSFLERAQAERDYALGPRTPVQKALTHLNLLAGERPTHAAILLFGKKPQRFMITSEVKCMHFHGLEVRKPIPSYHIYKGDLFEMVDQAADFVMSKLARAVIPRDGKVASDVEYELPWKAVREAIVNAVTHRDYASNGSVQVMLFADRLEIWNPGELPSALSVAKLHHPHPSLPRNPLIADPMFLTRYAEKAGSGILDMLQQCQDAGLREPEFRQDGGFFVQTMWRTKSAAAVQVPSPLGTKSALSRHQVGILRKCNNDSTLVDLMEIAGRSDRTKFRHQVVGPLLEEGLLEMTIPSKPTSRLQKYRLTAKGRVRLDKDAKG; encoded by the coding sequence ATGTCGACAGCTCGGGTGAAAATATTTATCAGCAGCGTCCAGAAGGAATTGGTGGCCGAACGCCAGGCGATCATGTCCTTTGTGGCTGGGGATTCTCTTCTTCGGCGATTCTTTGATGTCTTTCTCTTCGAGGATATCCCGGCGTCAGATCGTCGTGCAGATGATGTCTACTTGGAGGAGGTTGACCGTTGTGCCATCTATGTTGGTCTGTTTGGCGACACCTATGGCTACGAAGGACCCGATGGAAAGTCGCCAACTGAAATCGAATATGATCGTGCCACCCAGAAATCAAAACTTCGGCTCATCTTCGTCAAGGGTGCCCATGATGACAATCGGCATGTGAAGATGCTTGCGCTGATCCGTAAGGCCGGAGATCAACTTGTCCGCCGCCGATTTGGCAGCATTCCAGAACTGACAACTGGACTGTACGCCAGTCTGGTTGAATATCTGATCAGCTCGGGCGCTATTCACACCGGGCCGTTTGACGCCGCCGTCTGTTCGGGCGCTACAATGACCGATATTTCCCGTGCGAAGATCACTTCTTTCCTGGAACGTGCCCAGGCGGAACGCGATTATGCCCTTGGTCCCCGAACTCCTGTTCAAAAAGCCCTGACGCATCTCAACCTGCTCGCGGGCGAGCGTCCAACTCATGCCGCTATTCTCCTGTTCGGTAAGAAGCCCCAGCGCTTCATGATAACGTCCGAAGTCAAGTGCATGCATTTCCATGGCTTGGAAGTGCGTAAGCCGATACCGTCTTATCACATTTACAAGGGTGACTTGTTTGAGATGGTGGATCAGGCGGCTGACTTTGTTATGTCCAAACTTGCCCGGGCCGTGATTCCTCGCGACGGTAAGGTCGCAAGCGATGTCGAATACGAACTTCCCTGGAAAGCGGTGCGTGAGGCCATTGTTAATGCCGTGACCCACCGTGACTATGCCAGTAACGGTAGCGTTCAGGTCATGCTCTTTGCAGATCGTCTGGAAATTTGGAATCCAGGGGAATTGCCGTCGGCATTGTCAGTTGCCAAACTCCATCATCCTCATCCCTCCTTACCCAGGAACCCGCTCATTGCCGATCCTATGTTTCTGACCCGGTATGCCGAGAAGGCCGGCAGTGGCATTCTTGACATGCTCCAGCAATGTCAGGACGCCGGTTTACGGGAACCAGAATTCCGCCAGGATGGTGGCTTTTTCGTTCAGACAATGTGGCGAACAAAATCTGCCGCGGCAGTGCAGGTTCCTTCCCCGCTAGGCACCAAGTCGGCACTAAGTCGGCACCAAGTCGGAATTCTTCGTAAGTGCAACAATGATAGCACGTTAGTGGATCTTATGGAGATCGCGGGCCGATCAGACCGCACCAAGTTCAGGCACCAAGTCGTGGGCCCTCTTCTTGAAGAGGGTTTACTGGAAATGACCATCCCTTCCAAGCCTACCAGTCGCCTCCAGAAATACCGTCTCACGGCAAAGGGGCGTGTCAGGCTCGATAAGGATGCAAAGGGTTGA
- a CDS encoding phage protease, which yields MNNLILNRDFRLPDDGWYHIAPFGEFPHAAAGMIQVIDLEACIAMAARFAADAQTPNFPGLLVDFDHFSLDGEKRSEAAGWIIGLENRENGLWAQIRWSDLGEKAVKGGRYRFLSPVWARSDCVDLGDGRVRPVRILNAAVTNDPNLKGLVPLSNSGQRGVVDFQTLYGGVTDQENKNMKAVIEKLVNHLGLAADATEAVILEKMGGLISATVVTELQNSLSVLQKKHDGLVANLKTVEDELVNRHLADFEGLINEGSKPFWAQQLIQNRAGALTVLGDLREMAGTATSAVDTTTGGNKESTTSSAGSTGSPQAGSGQGRKPLHNRANARPVPSSQSGQSGPDGDSKAMKIRNRAQEIAVAEKIPFIVAFRRAEREVVGQ from the coding sequence ATGAATAATTTAATACTGAACAGAGATTTTCGACTGCCCGATGACGGGTGGTATCACATCGCTCCTTTCGGGGAATTCCCGCACGCCGCAGCCGGTATGATTCAGGTCATTGACCTGGAGGCCTGTATTGCCATGGCCGCACGATTCGCCGCAGACGCCCAAACCCCCAATTTCCCGGGATTGTTGGTTGATTTTGATCATTTCTCACTTGATGGAGAGAAGCGTTCTGAGGCCGCTGGCTGGATTATAGGCCTTGAAAACCGAGAAAACGGCCTTTGGGCGCAGATTCGATGGTCAGATTTGGGAGAAAAGGCCGTGAAAGGCGGGAGGTATCGCTTCTTGTCGCCGGTGTGGGCACGGTCGGATTGCGTTGATCTTGGCGATGGAAGGGTGCGTCCTGTTCGAATCCTGAACGCGGCTGTGACAAACGACCCAAATCTCAAAGGTTTGGTGCCCCTTTCCAACAGTGGACAGAGGGGGGTGGTTGATTTTCAGACATTATATGGAGGGGTAACAGACCAGGAGAACAAAAATATGAAAGCAGTGATTGAAAAGTTGGTGAATCATCTAGGTTTGGCAGCGGACGCGACGGAAGCGGTCATCCTGGAGAAGATGGGTGGGTTAATTTCGGCGACCGTGGTGACGGAGTTGCAGAACTCATTGTCGGTGCTCCAGAAAAAGCATGACGGATTGGTGGCGAACCTGAAAACGGTCGAGGATGAGTTGGTGAACCGGCACCTGGCCGACTTTGAGGGTTTAATCAACGAGGGGTCAAAGCCCTTTTGGGCCCAGCAGTTGATTCAGAACCGCGCCGGAGCGTTGACGGTACTCGGTGACCTACGGGAAATGGCCGGCACCGCGACGTCCGCCGTTGACACTACTACAGGTGGGAACAAAGAGAGCACCACCTCTTCGGCGGGTTCGACAGGCTCACCGCAGGCAGGCTCAGGGCAAGGCCGGAAGCCACTGCACAACCGGGCGAATGCCCGCCCTGTACCCTCTAGCCAGAGTGGCCAGTCCGGGCCGGATGGCGACAGCAAGGCCATGAAGATTCGTAACCGGGCGCAAGAAATCGCAGTTGCCGAGAAGATTCCTTTCATCGTCGCTTTCAGGCGGGCGGAACGGGAAGTAGTCGGCCAGTAG
- a CDS encoding choice-of-anchor Q domain-containing protein, which produces MKKITITLGIIAVAGIGTCLAGWLNPTQQGFVIQTFTTYEPMSGNNTGTIVTNGNSYQFAGDNAGWLWIGGPGSQFRGKNDGQMYLNGDGAFILGSFGPLAAVTNLGKGSLLLGNLSGGQKAVITDVAHASILLGAGTASNCQSIVVGDDNASHGTKSVTAGSVWATGTGFFGRGDGLTNLREFDTNALAAIAAHSGLSAGVHGVKDSRYVSLAGAHVSPYTTWATAATNIQAAVDVAIEGETVWVTNGVYAAGSRTAGDMTSRVAITNAITVRSVNGPSDTIIQGTPTICGVYMAEKAWLIGMTVTNGGTYGVNVGGVSGGSLSNCVLAGNTGFTAGGAYSNTLYHCTLSGNTGYGGGGGAFACTLYDCLLIGNQSDTAGATLCTLYNCTMVDNAGAAGSVFYCTLYNCISSGNSEFDWDSAIYYSLGSYYPMNGVGNVDAEPLFVDAANGDYRLRPNSPCVNAGTNGFWTAGAVDFDGQRRVYPAGGRVDMGAFEFSGDAQALHKGDAVLTAGQALGLGSVGKFMILNGTQLVFVAGTATNVLDGDIGRP; this is translated from the coding sequence ATGAAAAAGATAACGATTACTCTGGGGATAATTGCAGTGGCTGGAATCGGAACTTGTCTGGCCGGGTGGTTGAACCCGACTCAGCAAGGGTTTGTGATTCAGACTTTCACGACCTATGAACCCATGAGCGGAAACAACACCGGGACCATTGTCACCAATGGAAACTCCTACCAATTTGCCGGTGACAATGCCGGATGGCTCTGGATTGGCGGGCCGGGTTCTCAGTTCCGGGGCAAAAATGACGGGCAGATGTATCTGAACGGTGACGGGGCATTTATCCTTGGTTCCTTCGGGCCTCTGGCGGCCGTGACGAATCTTGGAAAAGGATCACTGCTTCTGGGGAATCTCTCTGGCGGCCAAAAGGCAGTCATCACGGATGTCGCCCATGCCTCGATCCTGCTGGGGGCCGGGACGGCCAGCAATTGTCAGTCCATTGTCGTGGGTGATGATAATGCGTCGCATGGAACCAAGTCAGTGACGGCGGGATCCGTCTGGGCCACCGGCACCGGGTTCTTTGGGCGGGGTGATGGGCTGACCAACCTCCGGGAGTTCGACACGAATGCGCTCGCCGCGATAGCGGCGCATTCCGGGCTTTCCGCCGGGGTACATGGGGTGAAGGACAGCCGCTATGTCTCGCTGGCTGGGGCGCATGTGAGCCCTTATACGACCTGGGCAACAGCGGCCACCAATATCCAGGCGGCGGTTGATGTGGCTATTGAAGGCGAAACCGTGTGGGTGACGAACGGCGTCTATGCGGCCGGGAGCCGGACTGCCGGGGACATGACAAGCCGGGTGGCCATTACGAATGCCATTACTGTCCGAAGCGTGAACGGGCCAAGCGACACGATTATCCAGGGCACACCAACCATTTGTGGCGTGTACATGGCGGAGAAAGCCTGGTTGATCGGGATGACCGTGACAAACGGTGGCACCTATGGGGTGAATGTAGGCGGCGTTTCCGGCGGGTCACTCTCGAATTGTGTACTGGCCGGGAACACTGGTTTCACGGCAGGCGGGGCCTATTCAAACACGCTGTATCACTGCACCCTCTCGGGGAATACGGGCTATGGCGGGGGCGGTGGAGCCTTTGCCTGCACTCTCTATGACTGCTTGTTGATTGGGAACCAGAGCGATACTGCGGGAGCAACTCTCTGCACCTTGTACAACTGCACCATGGTAGACAACGCGGGCGCCGCAGGATCCGTGTTCTACTGCACCCTCTACAATTGCATTTCATCGGGGAACAGTGAATTCGATTGGGATAGCGCGATCTACTACTCCCTTGGGAGTTACTACCCGATGAACGGGGTCGGAAATGTCGATGCCGAGCCCCTCTTCGTGGATGCGGCCAACGGTGATTACCGGCTGCGCCCAAATTCGCCATGCGTCAATGCCGGCACTAACGGGTTCTGGACTGCCGGGGCCGTTGACTTCGACGGCCAGAGGCGAGTCTATCCGGCCGGGGGCCGAGTTGACATGGGGGCCTTTGAGTTCTCCGGCGATGCTCAGGCTTTGCACAAGGGGGATGCAGTGCTGACGGCTGGGCAGGCGCTGGGACTGGGGTCGGTGGGTAAATTCATGATCTTGAACGGCACCCAGTTGGTTTTCGTGGCTGGGACAGCAACAAACGTCCTTGATGGAGATATTGGGCGACCTTGA